A single region of the Phaenicophaeus curvirostris isolate KB17595 chromosome 4, BPBGC_Pcur_1.0, whole genome shotgun sequence genome encodes:
- the RAP1GDS1 gene encoding rap1 GTPase-GDP dissociation stimulator 1 isoform X6 has translation MRNPCVDAGLIPPLVQLLNCKDQEVLLQTGRALGNICYDSHEGRNAVDHAGGAHIVVDHIRSLCSKTDPASEKLLTVFCGMLMNYSNENDTLQSQLINMGVIPTLVKLLGIHCQNAALTEMCLVAFGNLAELESSKEQFAYTNIAEELVKLFKKQTEHDKKEMIFEVLAPLAENDVIKLQLVEAGLVECLLEVVQKTVDSDKEEDVAELKTASDLMVLLLLGDESMQKLFEGGKGSVFQRVLSWIPSNSHQLQLAGALAIANFARNDGNCIHMVDNGIVQKLMDLLDRHVEDGNVTVQHAALSALRNLAIPVVNKAKMLSAGVAEAVLKFLRSEMPPVQFKLLGTLRMLIDAQAEAAEQLGKNVKLVERLVEWCEAKDHAGVMGESNRLLSALIRHSKSKDVIRTIVQSGGIKHLVTMATSEHVIMQNEALVALALIAALELVTAEKDLENAQLVQILHRLLSDDRSAPEIKYNSMVLICALIGSEPLQKEVQSMAFLEVVSKLRSHENKTVAQQASLTEQRLAVES, from the exons ATGAGGGCAGGAACGCAGTTGACCATGCAGGTGGTGCACATATTGTAGTAGACCATATAAGGTCACTGTGCAGTAAAACAGATCCAGCCAGTGAGAAGCTCTTGACTGTCTTTTGTGGCATGCTGATGAACTATAGCAATGAGAATG ATACCCTGCAGTCACAGCTTATCAATATGGGTGTTATTCCTACATTAGTGAAATTGTTGGGGATTCACTGTCAAAACGCAGCTCTGACAGAGATGTGCCTTGTTGCATTTGGCAATTTAGCGGAACTTG AGTCAAGTAAAGAGCAGTTTGCTTATACAAACATTGCTGAAGAGCTTGTAAAACTGTTCAAGAAGCAAACAGAGCATGATAAAAAAGAGATGATTTTTGAAGTTTTGGCTCCCCTGGCAGAAAATG ATGTCATTAAACTGCAGCTGGTTGAAGCAGGCTTGGTGGAATGCTTACTTGAGGTTGTCCAGAAGACTGTGGACAGTGACAAAGAGGAGGATGTTGCAGAGCTTAAAACAGCTTCTGATCTTATGGTTTTATTATTGCTTGGAG ATGAATCCATGCAAAAGTTatttgaaggaggaaaaggcagtGTGTTCCAAAGAGTACTTTCTTGGATTCCTTCCAATAGCCATCAGCTACAGCTTGCAGGAGCATTGGCTATAGCAAATTTTGCCAGAAATG ATGGAAACTGCATCCATATGGTGGATAATGGCATAGTTCAGAAGCTGATGGATCTGCTAGACAGACATGTGGAGGATGGAAATGTAACTGTGCAACATGCTGCACTGAGTGCTCTCAGAAACCTGGCTATTCCTG TTGTAAATAAGGCTAAGATGCTATCAGCTGGTGTTGCAGAAGCTGTATTGAAATTTCTCAGATCGGAGATGCCCCCTGTTCAATTCAAGCTGCTGGGAACATTAAGAATGTTAATAGATGCACAAg CAGAAGCAGCTGAACAGCTGGGCAAAAATGTAAAACTGGTGGAACGATTGGTGGAGTGGTGTGAAGCCAAGGATCACGCAGGTGTGATGGGGGAGTCCAACAGACTACTTTCTGCGCTTATACGACACAGCAAATCAAAA gaTGTAATTAGGACCATTGTACAGAGTGGTGGCATCAAACACTTAGTAACCATGGCAACCAGTGAACATGTAATAATGCAAAACGAAGCTCTTGTTGCACTGGCATTGATAGCGGCTTTAGAATTAG TCACTGCTGAAAAGGATCTTGAAAATGCTCAGCTTGTTCAGATTCTACACAGACTGCTCTCAGATGACAGGAGTGctccagaaataaaatacaactcCATGGTGCTGATCTGTGCCCTTATAGGATCTG aacctCTTCAAAAGGAAGTGCAGAGCATGGCATTTCTAGAAGTTGTATCCAAACTCCGCAGCCATGAGAACAAAACTGTTGCCCAACAGGCGTCGCTAACAGAGCAGAGACTTGCTGTAGAAAGCTGA